The DNA window gtattgaatattgcTACTTAAAATGATAAGTATTAGTGCTATTCAATTTGCtccaaattttgtattttttcttatagatattcttttttttttggctttgtTGCGGGAATATTTTAAGTTTGGTTTCTTAAGTTAGATATAAGAAAAtcaattgttattttttgtggCTTTTGTTAATAGTTGTCTGCGTTatcgaagaaaaaaatcatggttTATATAAAACCCAgttcatttaaatttattttccttCACTCTTTACAATAGCGTTGATTTATTTCTCCTGTTGTCTGAGAGTTTTAGCTAGAAATGCGACCCGTGGGGAAAAGATAAACTGCATGAAAGTTCAGTATTAGAAATTTTGTTAACATTAGtgaatttttgttgataaaatatcCAGTGTTTAATCTATGATCGTGATTGTAACCATTGTAACCAAATTCAGTGGTTTGCGTCAAAAAAGCATTAGTTTAAGATTGGTTTGCGTTAAAATTagtataagtacatgtataagatttttttccatttagcTACAATACTTGAGTTAAAATTAGTATTAGTTTAAGATTGGTTTCCGTAAAAATTAGTTTAAGTTAAAGATTGGTTTGCGTTAAAATTAGTATTAGTataagtgggtttttttcatttagcTACAATACTTGAGTAAAAATAAGTATTAGTTAAAGATTGGTTTgctttaaaattagttttaatttaagattGGTTTGCGTTAAGATTAGCATTagtttaagatttatttttcattcaactACAGTACTTGAGTAAAAATAAGTACTTAGTATTAGTTAAAGATTGGTTTGCGTTAAAATAAGTATTATTATAAGGTTTTTTCCCATTGAACTACaatacatgaataaaaaaaagtattagtTTAAGATTGGTTTGCGTTAAAATAAGTATtagttttagatttttttccatttagcTTCAACACTTGAGTTAAAATTAGTGTAagtttcagggtttttttttcatttagccTAAACCAGTCTCTTTTTATTacttaattattatatattatatctaTCATTAAGAAATGCCCcaatatttaaaagatatcaaactaatacaataaagaaaaaaaaagatttttcgcTTATAACACTATCTTCTTGGTTCCAAGAACGCGCGTAAAGTTTATCTGCGAAAAAATGTTTTACGAACGACATGATCCTGTTTGATACTGATTTATTGTAAAATGAAGATGTTTCGAGATTCTTCGATTGCAAATATTATGTTCATGTTATACcattatattttgtaattgttCTTGTCAATTTTTCCTGAAAAAGGAGATGACATatgaacaaaattgtttttctagACCTTTTACCTAATATCGACGTTAGTTGTACAGCGTTCAAAGTATAGGAAGGTGTGTTAAAATGGTCAAGAAGTGACAGAAACGACAACTTTAGTCAGAATAAAGTGTTCACTGTTTTAACCACTAATACTTTTTTTCGCTTGATTATAATTTGGTGTTCTTTACAAATGTGCTATTATACAATTGACAAGGCGATTGCTTTTTGgggattatattttttattaaaaagatgcCTAGGTACAACCACGTTTCCACTTTTGTTTTTGTCGGTTGTAAGAGGAtgtttctacatgtacatttcctTTGACGCACAAGATGTGGGATACAAGTAGTTGTAGATCAGTTTAGTCTTTTTAATCACCGTTTTTACGAAGGTCATCATAGTACAAACAAACGTTAACTACTTTTTTACACTTACCCTATAATAGGACTGAATTCTTTCTTGGTTCAACCTATTTTCGTTTAATCAGACGCtcggtttttaaaattttaaactattacGCCGTCTTGCTGTCACAAACACGCTATCGCGCTGTAACAAAGCTACACAACACGCTATCGCGCTGTAACAAAGCTACACAACATGCCGTCGCGCTGTTCACAACACACACATGCCGTTGCGCTATTAATAACAAAGTTACGCCATTCTATTGCAACTAAACACAACACGCCATCGCGTCGTCTTTGGTAAAAGGGTACTTTGATCAACACCACCCTTcaagtattttaaacattgcTGCTTTAAATGTTTTGCTTTATTGCTGCTTTATTATGCTTTAGATTTTTCAAGTTTTAATCTATTGCTTTTTGGTATATTTTAGAATTGgttctttattttcaatattagcAGTTAGATGCTAAAAATGATAGTTAGCCTAATTAAGttatggttatttttttttccattcataaatttattgcaaagtttctaaaaaaaacccacaaagaCACGATCTAAgcttaaaaataatgaatttttaatgttCAGTTTTTATTGCAGAGTAGAACTACATGACTTTGTATCTCGAGCATTTCTAATcctatttgatttgataaacaaaatttgaatcTCAAAAATTTACGACTGAGACACAAAGCTCGGAATTCTCTTCTGAGAGGATTGCCAggattttgtttacaaattctaGCAGTATATTACATCATTTAACAAGactcaaggtttttttttaataaaccaaGAATTATGAACACTGTTTGTATCCTGTAACGCGacaaatcaaattcaaattgtGTTGAAGCTGTTAAACTTCCAAATATTCATTCTAgctgacaaaatgaaaaataaaatttgaaaattttaagctaaCATTCTTCTAATTGTTGCAATGGAGTTGATGTATTTGTACTTTTGCCAAAAAATTTGTTGGTGAAAACTGCGACTTTAAGCGGAAAAATATCACTGTATGATAATTCAAAGTAAAAGTTATGAACCGTggttcttagttaataaattaccaaaaaaaaaaaccaatgtatGACATTGCTTACATTTTAAAGCTTTTTATACATTGGTTTTTATTATGATGAGTATtagtttaagatttttaactaattacaattttatcataacggaaattctatagaaattggttaaagtGCATGCGTTATATAGATAgcgtatgtttatttatgttcatgaaaatgtgttattaagtccagtgatgagcctgtcgacgccgggtcagaaatctaaataaaacgcttctactgaccacggtgcgtcagatcattagtatgcacttgatcgcatttacttattaggaGGAGAATGTTGTAGCGCAGTGTCCGTGCGTATAAAATGGGGGTGCAGGAAACACAGCTCTCcagtagtcatctggaagctgtctttctgcctcctcttttaTACAGGTAAGATAAATTATAACGCTTGCGCGCATTCTTATAAGTAAAGTTAATAGATTCAGAGGGTTcaactaatattttattttcagagatttttttaataaatattaaggTTGACAAATTGCATTGTAATTAATGttgatatttattgttaaaatgtcatattaaattaataaaagagtagtcatctggaagctgtctttctgcctcctcttttaTACAGACTGGGACAAGGGCAACTCCCCATGTAGAGGAGGAGACATTCCGGAAACACCTTGGCTAGGGCACCCGCCAGGTGTGGGCATGTTGGAACAAAGATCTCGAGgatctaaataaattaaatatcataacactCCATATAACCCCAAGTCGACTTTTATAAAACAGTACTGGAGGCGTTATGATAATTCTCTGTTCAATGATAATATTGCTTTAAAGTTTAATGAATCGTTTGATATTCAATAGAAATAAATACCTCTGGATTCAAACAATATTCTTGTGCTGTGATTGCACTTGATAATGATATTGCTTTGTTGgggatatatatttttaattttatttttcaaatactaGTAATAATTTGTCTTATTACATCCACGTTTTCAGCTGGATTTTTCCCCATCTGATGCACTACTTTTAGAatgtttctttattattatttttgacgCACATTACGTTATCCTGTAAATATCGAATTAGTATCTTACATGTAGAACTACTACGCTTCACTTTGTTTTTCGTCGGATGTAAGGTTTGTACGACGTTTCTACATTTCTTTTTGACGCACAAGATGTGTCGGAGTACAAaccagcaggcatgttcacgaaactttcctaagatatgacctaagtgtgttcctaagatatAACTTATGAAAAAAGTTGGGAACATCTTAAGATCAACTTAATACACGTCTTAAGATGTAGTTCGACGGTAACTTAGGAACATCttaagttaggatatcctaaccttctacaactattcatattttttcatatttattcataCAGATCGATTTTGAGAGACGTTTGTGGTGATAAATCATTAAACAGTTTGCCAGAGAAAAGTGTACGTGTCGGTAGTTTACACAATATGCCttatctatattcatttttaagaatttaCAAAAACTTACCGGTATACATATATCAGTGTCCAAtaaaaatttagtttaaaaagaagcacaacaaaaccaaaaaaaaaaaaaaaaggaaaagaaaaaagcCCCACTCCCCCCGAAATCCAAATGACTGCTTTGTttataaagaaaacatgtatcaggggcccgtttcacaaagctgTCATAAGATTCATCATAAGACATGTCTTAAGATTGTCATAAGATTTGACTTATGATTATCATAAGATATGACATAGTTGTTTCACAAAGCTGTCATAACTTTAACTTATCTTAAGATAATCTTAAGATATTTATTATAGGAGCGATTGCATTAAATTCAAACAGTAAATTGTAAAGTAAAGAATTTATTTGCGAAATCTgcagtataaatatatatttaataacataATGATTACTGGATACTTTATAATGTACCGTATATTTTTGTACTTTCTTTTGataagaacaataaaaacaaaccagttaagaaaatagtgttcttttattgattgatgattattaaggaggctgaatgtttgaaagataaatctataaaaatataaaatgataattttgaaaccatGGAATCTCAATTTTGTTCTATagtaattcaaaattgtaatttactGACCATTTGGCTTCCTAAATACCAGTATACAAATGCATGTCTCGCATTAAAATGATGAACTATCTTTAAATTACTATTACTTTATCATTACCCGTATATAAAGCAAaagaaacaattttgaaattttataatttgaatgaaCACAATATTCAAAGGAAAGATGGCAATTACTTAGTTCTCAGAATCGAGTTTGAATTAATCTTGTTCTAACTTCAGCACCGACATTGTTTACTCCTTGGTATATAACATTGTCTGGTTGTTGAAAAACACGataattatttatgtttctgGGCACATGGACGTTGTTTTTTATGCAAATGTTATGTAGCACCACACAAGCAGTCACGATTCCACAAGCTTTCTCGGGCCGGAAAAGTAGGGTCCTTCCGGAGCGATCGATGCATCGGAACCTCATTTTAAGGACACCAAACGCTCGCTCGAAGCTTTTTGCATCCAGAGGTCTACCAATCACAAAAGCGTTGCTTCGTgactttttaaatacatgtataccgaTAAAGAATGAttagtttaacaaaacaaaacaattataatgaCCTGGTTGTCTTTGTGGTTATGGTTAACCAAGGcgatattctttaaaataaaggcAAGTTTTCTAATTATTATTCTTTAGACAAATTATCGCAGAGCAAAATTCTAAGCAAAGCtcacataaaatatatgtgtaaACAAAAGCGTGACACCAGCCTTATTTTGCAGGATTGTGCGGTCTGTGTCTCGCATATCTTGATAATTTACGctaacatttttgttaaatattagaTGAACTTTTCTTAAAGTTTCttaatattcaaatttgaagaaaaaaaaactacatatcTAGATACTTCGCATTGTACCTCTTAAAATGAGAGGCTGACGACTGATTTAGgaattttatgaaaagaaatgTATCATGAATTTATTTGTTAATGGATGATGCGCtcgtttatttataaaaaaaaaaagaagaagtggTTATCGAAAATAGCTGTCGCtatttattttgcatgaatttaaaatagaaatttgtGGCCGATAAGTTGGTctataaaattgaattgaacatattttattgaataaatcaaaaggaTAAGACACAAGTTCTAAAACTTAGATAGTCTTCTCCtagtaatgaaattttataaatattgccatacattgaatatattgaaatattgaatatattgaatacacataaatatacatgaataaacaatctACTGCATTTATAATATCACcttataaattcaaacatttttgaaaaacgaCCACATTCACTCAAAAAAATTTGTACCGtctataaaattcaaaatggagACCGTGACAAAcattgttattattattgtaCAGTGGTATACCCTACTCCTAAGAGTAAAGATTTTAACCTTCATATGCTCGCAATACACGTATCTTGTTTTTGTGAAGTGTTAAAGGAAACATTGCCAATTATCATGTTGTCGTTGAGTTTTAGGGGAAGTCATTCAACATGAGCTTCGAACATCACATGTAGATGCACTTATTTGGATGACTTGGTTAGTTTTTATCTACTGAGGGTTTAAATTGCATGatgaaaaaattttttttgttaattatctGACAAAATATAGAATCCGTCAAAACCAAGTTTTCTAGTCCTATTTATTATTAACCTAATTCGTTCAATCAAATATAAGATTTGTTTGGACAAATATCTAATATTTCTGAACAAATACATATTTCGTCTGACAAATAAATATTTCGATCTGACTCTTCTGCGCCTCTGAAAATATTACCAACTTTCGTCATTTTCTGGCGAACAAATCAACAGTACACGTGTACACTCTCACTTAGTATTGTTTAAACGCCACGTAAAGGCCaccatttatatttattatatgaataaatcGCTCTCGTTGCTGACATTGCGTTATATtcacatctaccaagtattatttcctctatttcttgcGGAAACATTTAAGTTAATTcaaaaaaatcacggactgcacgaaataatcatggtgatgtcagactcaatgtatcacaggagacgatttggatgtttcttttagctaacgtacttatgtacattaacagtaatttagtgaattttacttacttttcacaatcaatttattaattaactaaaagaaagatattaatataaacaataaaatgctttctttgattattcatgcgggttatgaaggtagcgatcattgtagaaaaatttacataacccgctattAAACGcgagttatgtattttttctgcaatgtcgctaccttcatatcccgaatgaatcaccaaagaaagcattttattgtttaaatgaatcataaatcaatttcaattgCACATTCCATATTCTTGATCAGGTTTTGATTATCCAATATTCTTTGAGAACTTCTCACTGCCAAAAATCTACAAAAAGTTTGATGTAAAACAGCAAAAAGGTTGCGTTTGAATATATATTGATGTTGTGCATTTTGTTCATTCATTACAAAACTCAATGATTTTGAATGCTCTTTTTAGTCctaacagatacatgtagcaatgAGAGATGTCGGTACCGTGATTGTACGTACTGCAGTCCTGTGTGCTGCCTTGTAGTTGTAAATTGTTTCGACtgaataaattgaatttcacaaagaaaaatatgtgtgaaagatttttcttaattttattacatattattattttaaaatgtataacagtggcgttggaagcaaattttaaatggtGGTtgcgaaggggggggggggggttagactTGTCAGAAATCTTCACAAGCATATAAAATAGGATTATGGTTATGTCtgactttgcaaaaaagtgggggtattaagcccccccccccccccccccccccggccggTTTACGACGCCAATGtataagatatttgatataatatatcattttacCACGGATctgatattcaattttaaaatgaatctaTCGTTTGCTCACCTTACGTGCAGTTTTGACCTCGTTAACCAAACGATATGATGTAAATTAAGCAGAATAATGATGATAAAGATTAGAACCATTTTTTCAAGAGCTTGAACTTTgtgtagttgtgtcaaacagcaatgtgacggaggcctgtctatttcagtGTTGGCCACTCAGCTGTGGCTCATTCAAATCAACAGTTAGAGCAAAGACTGCGCAATCGGTGCTGACTGCATACATGtctttcgcttgaaaccagcgtcatttttaacttgtttttacCCAAGATAGTTACTTCCTATCGagagtccaaggtcttgttaaaatagttaCAATTGTTTTATAgatcaatatattgtttaacaAAGTAAACTGTTCAAAGAATGGAATGATTTCTTTGTTAATTCGTACGGGTATATTTGGTACGGGGAAACTATAAACCGCATCGTTTAGTTGTGTATTCTTCAACAATGATCCCATCATTACTGCCCTATCACTATACATCCTTAACTACATATAAAGCAATCTATTGTTTTATTAACATCATCATTAGATGATTTatatattgcttttaaaattatcgaccagcaggcatgttcacgaaactttccTAAGATATGCCTTAAGTGTGctcctaagatatgacttagGAAAAAAGTTAGGAATACCCTTAGATCAACGTAGGACACgtcttaagatgtagctcgacggtaacttaggaacatcttaagttaggatatcctaaccttctacaactattcttatttttcatatttattcataCAGATCGATTTTGAGAGACTTTTGTTGTGATAAATCATTAAACAGTTTGCCAGAGAAAAGTATACGTGTCGGTAGTTTACACAATATTCCAAAAACAAGTAatttaattgtatacatttttaaaaatttataaatacttaaatatatatcagtgttcgataacaatttagttttaaaaaacacccccacccccacccccccccccaaaaaaaaagaaaaagaaaaaaagccccccccccccgaagtCTAAATGactggttttttaaaaaagaaaatatgtatcagGACAGAATTAGCTTACaaagcaaataattttttaaacaacacgTGTGCATTCTTTGAGTGTGAGTGTAAATTAACATTTGATAATCTTGTCATTCAAGTACATGTGATACACAAACACGCGCTTgtctcagaatttaaagttacatgtaaaataaacacaCGTACATACACGACCATTTACCCTTTAATCTGCAAAATATAGAATACACGAACATATTAAGTAAGAAATAAGTCATATTGTATCTCGAAAATAGATAAATACAGTTTATTCAACAATACGAgaattttttcaagtttttttttcagaataaaatgataaaaattagcCGATGGTAATTTACTTTTTAGCAgggcatatttaaaaaatttacacaagaataaaaaaaaaattgtatctcACGTAGTGTACATTGTAGATATTGAAAATAAGTGAATAATTTCCATTCACCAAACAGAGACAGTATTtgcgttaaaaaaaattgcttaaaggCAGGCATGTAGCAACGGGGAAGGGGGTGAGAGTTTGGGGTCTCtctcaaattttgttaaaatgaacatacatgatagaataaatgaacacccccccccccttccctgaTTGGGAGTTTGAGGTTTGTCGGAAATGCTGGAACTGtagaaaatattgctttattctaccggtcttaagaaaaatattcacaACAGTCCCAATATTCCCAAAAAATGTGATTTTACAGCCTTAGGATGGTCTAAGGACAAGGTAAGTGATGTCCTAAGGACAAGGTAAGTGATGTCCTAAAGTTAGGACAACGTTATGGCGGttcctaaatttaggagagCTTCGAGAAACAGACTTAAGACTAAGACATATCCTAAGACGTACTTAGGGCATACCACAGTCCTAAGATAGCTTCGTGACCATACATGCCTGCTGAATAGTACTCAAAATGAATAGCTAATATTTACAGGATTTATAAATATTGGAAGCAGAAATCTGATTTctgaattttattaaatttaatattttagaacAAGAATATCATCTACTcctaaaaataacaatttaaaatgtctGTGATCAGGGTTAGTTGGAGATACACGTGCATGTATCTTGTTTCTGTGAACATTGAGAATCCATACGTCATTTATCTTGTTTCCGTTCCATTTAagatagaaagaataatcttaccgtgaccaggctacgctcaggtgacagtaagaattcgtcccatatacttgcaatgtagcagccGCGAAGCAGATCAGCTTCGCGTCGATTTTAAGTCTGTTAATAATAATCTGCAGAGGaaaaacacatatttttatACACTCCAAACCTTTTTAAACATGCATATGTAGTTTAGtccacaaaatatccatttaatgaGTCGTACCAaagaattttgttaaaatacgcgtttgaatttgcctgccCTTTTGTCGGAAATCGCACTCGAAATGTCTCGGATTTTTTCgttaatatggcgaccaaacaCAGTGAATTTACAAAAGTGATGTTAAAAGTGGCAGCAatttcgttgcaaaaacagttaatgtggtaatatgggattataaaagagcaacattgtatgtatttgagaccaatcatatgAACATTAAGGCTATGAATGACCAGATGAAAAATGTCGGAACGGAAACCTAATCCATCtgacaaatatacatttttatctGACTCTTCTACGCCTCTGAAAATAAATCCtggttttgtcattttttgacgAACAAATCAACAGTACACATGAGCGCTCTCAATAGTATTGTTTACACGTCACTATGCTTCTTAATTCATCATATTAACCCTTTAACCCCCAGAACTTTTCACAATTTACCAAAATCAAGTTATATAATAACAAATTGAATTTAACTTAATACTGGTTATTTTTTTACTCAAACAACCTTATATGGaatgaaacacatttttttgcagattttaaatttgattaaaaaaagtcaaatatGCGGTTGCCATGGCAACGTTTTGGgcttaaatcataaaataatattttttcataaatttttcattgaatagtGGAATATTTTGATACCATATTGAACGATAAAGTAATATACAGAATATTCtacataaaaatacattgtaaagTATTATTGAACAGCTGGAGTTctaatcaaaacaatttgaaacaacttttttgATGTTGCTTTGCGCAACATTTGGCATTTTCTGAtcaaaaaaaaagtaacaacaAACAATTGTAATAAAGTTTCAAAGTGTGTCTTTAGTGACCCAAAAAAGGCAATAACAGTCTACACTGTGGTTTATAATGTTACCgacgatatatttttttcttctaataataCATCCTTGAAAACGCAGAAACAATAGTTACCATAGCAACAAGACCACAAGcttatcaataaaattatttcattatgaatataacaaaattcATATGGAAAGAAACCAAGAAGCTTTAtcaatttttcaagaaaatcaatGAATAAAGAATTCAGCTTTagtatacaatagaaatattaaatacatgtacataaattaaaaatggtTGTCATGGCAACAGTTACCAACACACAGTGATGAATagtttatttcttttcaataacatatttagattattttttagatttaggttttaaaaatacatggtACACGACAAAATCACCTTTGAAAAAATGCAAACCATTTGAGTGGATTAGATAAGTGCTTGGAGCCACCAAATAAAGTAGACAcatattatttgaacaaaacatGCAATTATAAACAGACATTACATGATATATAAACCTATTCCATAAGCAAGTGATGATAAGTGTGATAGGCCTGAAAACAAGCTCCTCTACACAGATGTACATTACAAATGCTACAACCAAAAAATGTGTCACTTCTTCTGCCATTCTTCTTGCACTGTTTGCATCTTCCTCGCGGTCTTGTCAACTTTGTGCTGATGTGCCGGTTGATGTTAGCAACACTTATACCTGCAACTCCCCTTCCACATGAAGGTGCCCGCTTTCTGCTAGAGAAATCACCAATAAGTTTCTCTGCGATAGACAAGTTGCAGTCAACCATAGAGAAATGTTTTGTTGGTTTTCTTGTTCCTGGGGTTTCAAACCAAAGAAGGAATGTGTTGATcagagaaatttcaaaaatatagttGACCAGATACTTCCAAAACTTTTTGGATGGACGGCCAACTGGACACTTGGATCTGTATTGCTGTGTTCTGTCTACACCATAGTAGTGCTGTTGGTAGTGCTCAACTGCAGGCGGGCGCTGAATGATGATAACACCACCACCCCGAACCCTTCTTTGAGCTGGGCCATCTCCGAGAGGGTCAGATGTTGTAGATGCAATGTGAACCTGAgattaaatttatatgaaaaattaaataacccTGTCTTTTGAATCATTTGAAAACATGTTTACTCTCACAAATATCCATTGTTTTTTTCACGTAAAAGAGATAGGCACTGAACCTAGACTTTTACAAATACAACACCTATTTTACCACATAAAAACTACGTACAGGTTTAGCATCATTCCATACGGTGGCAACAAGGTTATTATGTTGCATCTGTTCAGCATCTCCTCTCTCAGGAAGGTGTGGGTTCTTCAGTTGTGAGGGAAACCCTTTCCTGTTTGCCATTATAGTCCCGCAACCATATACACCGTAGGATTCAAGAGTTTGGAGAAGAGGAATAGAAGTGAAATATCTGAAGGAAAAGAAAACCAACAATAAAATGAActaaaggtggtatgggacatctatcaatattaatgtggattaaaataaattataattgacATACTTTCAacggtttaaa is part of the Crassostrea angulata isolate pt1a10 chromosome 3, ASM2561291v2, whole genome shotgun sequence genome and encodes:
- the LOC128177243 gene encoding piggyBac transposable element-derived protein 4-like, whose protein sequence is MTRGNFQKFYKPGKCQSIDEGMIRYKGHHYAQQYTPGKPIKRGLKIWMRCDPSGYTNDYRVYLGKHDSMCGPSLGERVVKHLCKPLKWKGHHVFFDRYFTSIPLLQTLESYGVYGCGTIMANRKGFPSQLKNPHLPERGDAEQMQHNNLVATVWNDAKPVHIASTTSDPLGDGPAQRRVRGGGVIIIQRPPAVEHYQQHYYGVDRTQQYRSKCPVGRPSKKFWKYLVNYIFEISLINTFLLWFETPGTRKPTKHFSMVDCNLSIAEKLIGDFSSRKRAPSCGRGVAGISVANINRHISTKLTRPRGRCKQCKKNGRRSDTFFGCSICNVHLCRGACFQAYHTYHHLLME